A single region of the Nocardioides aurantiacus genome encodes:
- a CDS encoding PhoX family protein, with the protein MTLHQLLPLLTEGPHGSRSAATCHYRCADACFKPMPNTSDNPEFHEVAASALRRRSVLTAAGVGIGALAVAGVNAAPAAAAPAAAGAAPVAARRGGGVATAAFTPVAPNTADRVTVPRGYRSDVVVKWGDRLFKRSPAFDVDNQTPESAALQFGYNNDYVGVLPRGRNRALLVTNHEYTDENLMFPTGRYDSATIKQIAIQSHGMSVVELQRGSRRGSWTQVRPGSAPLNRRITGTTKFAVVGPAAGDPRLRTSADPKGRTVRGTFGNCAGGTTPWGTVLSGEENFNGYFDKSGSLDARYTRSYARYGLTGSGSRGWGEVDPRFDLSKEPHEPFRFGWIVEVDPSDPRSTPRKQTMLGRFKHEGANVAIARNGRAVAYMGDDERGDYIYKFVSRRTYDGRPGRAARRRNLELLTEGTLYVARFTGDGTGDGVYDGTGEWIRLTSDTTSYVPGMSVADVLIDTRLAADTVSPTKMDRPEDIEPNPVNGKVYCALTNNSNRGTSYPTDEANPLAQSRTRSTLGGPLETKSGNRNGYVLEISPAGGDHSATTFGWDLMLVCGDPDAPETYFAGYPKQQVSPISCPDNVAFDSVGNLWISTDGAQLGSHDGLFRVPVSGSQRGHVQQFLTVPTGAETCGPLITDDGHSVFVAVQHPGETDGATFENPSSTWPGTDDFARPAVVVTYQD; encoded by the coding sequence ATGACCCTGCACCAGCTGCTCCCGCTCCTGACCGAGGGCCCCCACGGCTCGCGCAGCGCGGCGACCTGTCACTACCGCTGCGCCGACGCCTGCTTCAAGCCCATGCCCAACACCTCCGACAACCCGGAGTTCCACGAGGTCGCGGCCAGCGCCCTGCGCCGCCGCTCGGTGCTCACGGCCGCCGGCGTCGGCATCGGCGCCCTGGCGGTGGCCGGCGTCAACGCCGCTCCTGCGGCCGCCGCACCGGCCGCCGCCGGCGCCGCGCCGGTCGCCGCACGTCGCGGTGGCGGGGTCGCCACCGCCGCCTTCACCCCCGTCGCGCCGAACACCGCCGACCGGGTCACCGTCCCGCGGGGCTACCGCTCCGACGTCGTGGTGAAGTGGGGCGACCGGCTGTTCAAGCGCTCCCCCGCCTTCGACGTCGACAACCAGACGCCGGAGTCGGCGGCGCTCCAGTTCGGCTACAACAACGACTACGTCGGGGTGCTGCCCCGCGGCCGCAACCGGGCCCTGCTCGTGACCAACCACGAGTACACCGACGAGAACCTGATGTTCCCCACCGGCCGCTACGACTCCGCGACCATCAAGCAGATCGCGATTCAGTCGCACGGCATGTCCGTCGTCGAGCTCCAGCGCGGCAGCCGGCGCGGCTCGTGGACGCAGGTGCGTCCCGGCAGCGCCCCGCTCAACCGCCGGATCACCGGCACCACGAAGTTCGCCGTGGTCGGCCCCGCCGCGGGCGATCCGCGGCTACGCACCTCGGCCGACCCGAAGGGCCGCACCGTGCGGGGCACCTTCGGCAACTGCGCCGGCGGCACCACCCCGTGGGGCACGGTGCTGTCGGGCGAGGAGAACTTCAACGGCTACTTCGACAAGTCCGGCTCCCTCGACGCCCGCTACACCAGGTCCTACGCCCGCTACGGCCTGACCGGCTCCGGCTCGCGCGGCTGGGGCGAGGTCGACCCCCGCTTCGACCTGAGCAAGGAGCCGCACGAGCCGTTCCGGTTCGGCTGGATCGTGGAGGTCGACCCCTCCGACCCCCGCTCGACCCCGCGCAAGCAGACGATGCTCGGCCGGTTCAAGCACGAGGGCGCCAACGTCGCGATCGCGCGCAACGGCCGCGCCGTGGCGTACATGGGTGACGACGAGCGCGGCGACTACATCTACAAGTTCGTGTCGCGACGCACGTACGACGGTCGCCCGGGCCGCGCCGCCCGCCGCCGCAACCTCGAGCTGCTCACCGAGGGCACGCTGTACGTCGCCCGCTTCACCGGCGACGGCACCGGGGACGGCGTCTACGACGGCACCGGCGAGTGGATCCGGCTCACCTCCGACACGACGTCCTACGTGCCCGGCATGAGCGTGGCCGACGTGCTCATCGACACCCGTCTCGCCGCCGACACCGTCAGCCCCACCAAGATGGACCGGCCCGAGGACATCGAGCCCAACCCCGTCAACGGCAAGGTCTACTGCGCCCTGACCAACAACAGCAACCGCGGCACGTCGTACCCCACGGACGAGGCGAACCCCCTCGCCCAGAGCCGCACCCGCTCCACCCTGGGCGGCCCGCTGGAGACCAAGTCGGGCAACCGCAACGGCTACGTGCTGGAGATCAGCCCGGCCGGCGGCGACCACAGCGCCACCACCTTCGGCTGGGACCTGATGCTGGTGTGCGGCGACCCCGACGCCCCCGAGACCTACTTCGCGGGCTACCCCAAGCAGCAGGTCAGCCCGATCAGCTGCCCCGACAACGTCGCCTTCGACAGCGTCGGCAACCTGTGGATCTCCACCGACGGCGCCCAGCTCGGCTCGCACGACGGCCTCTTCCGGGTGCCGGTCAGCGGCTCGCAGCGCGGTCACGTCCAGCAGTTCCTCACCGTCCCCACGGGCGCCGAGACCTGCGGCCCGCTCATCACCGACGACGGCCACTCGGTCTTCGTCGCCGTCCAGCACCCCGGGGAGACCGACGGCGCCACCTTCGAGAACCCCTCCTCCACCTGGCCGGGCACCGACGACTTCGCCCGCCCCGCCGTGGTGGTGACCTACCAGGACTGA
- the rarD gene encoding EamA family transporter RarD — MSRTREPRTAAQQGFLLGAAAYAMWGLFPLYWTLLEPAGALEILAHRVCWSLVTMVALTLLLRRTPQLRAILRDRRVLLLLTAAAVVIAFNWGGFIYGVNAGRVVEVSLGYFINPLVTVLLGVLVLGERLRPVQWAAIALAGLAVVVLTVDYGHPPWVAVLLAGSFGTYGLMKKKADVGAVESLTFETVVLVPLALGYLVWLGVAGRSTFGSEGGGHAALLVSTGLITAVPLICFGAAATRVSMTTIGLLQYLAPTLQFALGLIVFGEQMTPVKWVGFGLVWVALVVFTVETLQHRREQLRMSAEAAAV, encoded by the coding sequence GTGTCGCGCACCCGTGAGCCCCGGACCGCCGCGCAGCAGGGGTTCCTCCTGGGGGCTGCGGCGTACGCCATGTGGGGGTTGTTCCCGCTCTACTGGACGCTGCTCGAGCCCGCGGGGGCGCTCGAGATCCTCGCCCACCGGGTCTGCTGGTCGCTGGTGACGATGGTGGCGCTGACGCTGCTCCTGCGTCGTACGCCGCAGCTGCGCGCGATCCTGCGCGACCGCCGGGTGCTCCTGCTCCTCACCGCGGCGGCGGTGGTGATCGCCTTCAACTGGGGCGGGTTCATCTACGGCGTCAACGCCGGCCGGGTCGTCGAGGTCTCGCTCGGCTACTTCATCAACCCGCTCGTCACCGTGCTGCTCGGCGTCCTGGTCCTCGGCGAGCGGCTGCGCCCCGTGCAGTGGGCGGCCATCGCGCTGGCCGGGCTGGCGGTCGTGGTGCTCACCGTCGACTACGGCCACCCGCCGTGGGTCGCGGTGCTGCTGGCCGGGTCGTTCGGCACCTACGGGCTGATGAAGAAGAAGGCCGACGTCGGGGCGGTGGAGAGCCTGACCTTCGAGACCGTGGTGCTGGTGCCGCTGGCGCTGGGCTACCTGGTGTGGCTCGGGGTGGCCGGCCGGTCGACCTTCGGCTCCGAGGGCGGCGGCCACGCCGCGCTGCTGGTCTCCACGGGCCTGATCACCGCGGTGCCGCTGATCTGCTTCGGGGCCGCCGCGACCCGGGTCTCGATGACCACGATCGGGCTGCTGCAGTACCTCGCCCCGACCCTGCAGTTCGCGCTCGGGCTGATCGTGTTCGGCGAGCAGATGACCCCGGTGAAGTGGGTCGGCTTCGGCCTGGTCTGGGTCGCGCTCGTGGTGTTCACCGTCGAGACGCTGCAGCACCGCCGCGAGCAGCTGCGGATGTCGGCCGAGGCGGCCGCGGTCTAG
- a CDS encoding 2-oxoacid:ferredoxin oxidoreductase subunit beta: MTTAELPFPGLQGVPTSEDKLTGKDFTSDQEVRWCPGCGDYAVLKAVQSFLPDLGLRRENIVFVSGIGCSSRFPYYLDTYGMHSIHGRAPAIASGIATQREDLSVWVVTGDGDALSIGGNHLIHAMRRNVNMKILLFNNRIYGLTKGQYSPTSEPGKVTKSTPAGSVDHPFNPVSLALGAEATFVARTIDSDRKHLTSVLSAAAAHRGTALVEIYQNCPIFNDGAFDAIKNPDTKADAIIPLVQGEPIRFGVEGSKGLVRARTGGVEVVDTAAVADSELLVHDAHLDDPTTAFALSRLTDAGVLHQSPIGIFRQVERATYDDQARSQIATAAVGQDDAHAALSTLISGGDTWTVV; encoded by the coding sequence ATGACCACCGCCGAGCTCCCCTTCCCCGGTCTCCAGGGCGTGCCCACGTCCGAGGACAAGCTGACCGGCAAGGACTTCACCTCCGACCAGGAGGTGCGCTGGTGCCCCGGGTGCGGCGACTACGCCGTGCTCAAGGCCGTGCAGTCGTTCCTGCCCGACCTCGGCCTGCGCCGCGAGAACATCGTGTTCGTCTCGGGCATCGGCTGCTCCTCGCGCTTCCCCTACTACCTCGACACCTACGGGATGCACTCCATCCACGGCCGGGCGCCGGCGATCGCCTCGGGCATCGCCACCCAGCGCGAGGACCTGTCGGTCTGGGTCGTCACCGGTGACGGCGACGCGCTCTCGATCGGCGGCAACCACCTCATCCACGCGATGCGGCGCAACGTCAACATGAAGATCCTGCTGTTCAACAACCGGATCTACGGCCTCACCAAGGGGCAGTACTCCCCCACCTCCGAGCCCGGCAAGGTCACCAAGTCGACCCCCGCCGGCTCGGTCGACCACCCCTTCAACCCGGTGTCGCTGGCGCTGGGCGCCGAGGCGACCTTCGTGGCCCGCACCATCGACTCCGACCGCAAGCACCTCACCTCGGTGCTGAGCGCCGCCGCGGCCCACCGCGGCACCGCGCTGGTGGAGATCTACCAGAACTGCCCGATCTTCAACGACGGCGCGTTCGACGCCATCAAGAACCCCGACACCAAGGCCGACGCGATCATCCCGCTGGTCCAGGGCGAGCCGATCCGGTTCGGCGTCGAGGGCTCCAAGGGCCTGGTGCGCGCGCGCACCGGCGGGGTCGAGGTCGTGGACACCGCCGCCGTCGCCGACAGCGAGCTCCTGGTCCACGACGCGCACCTCGACGACCCGACGACGGCGTTCGCGCTCTCGCGGCTCACCGACGCGGGCGTGCTGCACCAGTCGCCGATCGGGATCTTCCGCCAGGTCGAGCGGGCGACGTACGACGACCAGGCGCGCTCGCAGATCGCGACCGCGGCCGTCGGCCAGGACGACGCCCACGCCGCGCTGTCCACGCTGATCAGCGGCGGCGACACCTGGACGGTCGTCTGA
- a CDS encoding 2-oxoacid:acceptor oxidoreductase subunit alpha, with translation MAKQVKQLDRVIIRFAGDSGDGMQLTGDRFTQESAAFGNDLQTLPNFPAEIRAPQGTLPGVSSFQVHFADHDILTPGDSPDVLVAMNPAALKANLGDMKPGTTIIVDSHDFTGRNLTKAGYAENPLEDDSLVDFAVNVLDLTGMTVEAVKEFGLSRKDASRAKNMYALGLLSWMYGRPTETTVAFLERRFAKVPAIRDANVTAFKSGYFFGETTEAFAVQYEIKPAPMQAGTYRNITGNLALAYGVVAGGVASGLPVFLGTYPITPASDILHELSKHKRFGVTTFQAEDEIAGIGAALGASFAGSLGVTSTSGPGVALKSETIGLAVMTELPLVVIDVQRGGPSTGLPTKTEQADLLQAMFGRNGESPVPIVAPQSPGDCFDAAVEAVRIAVTYRTPVMLLSDGMLANGSEPWRIPEVGDLPIIDPAFATEPNHETTAKDGSTEADFWPYLRDEETLARPWAIPGTAGLEHRIGGLEKGDGHGNIAYDPGNHDYMVRIRQAKVDRIAASLPPLEVDDPSGRAKVLVLGWGSTYGPIGAACRRVRKAGHDVAQVHLRHLNPFPQDLGEILKGYDKVLVPEMNLGQLSMLVRAKYLVDAVGYNQVRGLPLKAAELAEAITDLVETTKED, from the coding sequence GTGGCCAAGCAGGTCAAGCAGCTCGACCGGGTGATCATCCGGTTCGCGGGCGACTCCGGTGACGGCATGCAGCTGACGGGCGACCGGTTCACCCAGGAGTCGGCGGCGTTCGGCAACGACCTCCAGACGCTGCCCAACTTCCCCGCCGAGATCCGGGCGCCCCAGGGCACGCTCCCCGGCGTCTCCTCGTTCCAGGTGCACTTCGCCGACCACGACATCCTCACGCCGGGCGACTCCCCGGACGTGCTCGTGGCGATGAACCCCGCGGCCCTCAAGGCCAACCTCGGCGACATGAAGCCGGGCACCACGATCATCGTCGACAGCCACGACTTCACCGGCCGCAACCTCACCAAGGCGGGGTACGCCGAGAACCCGCTCGAGGACGACTCGCTGGTCGACTTCGCCGTCAACGTCCTGGACCTGACCGGCATGACCGTCGAGGCGGTCAAGGAGTTCGGGCTCTCGCGCAAGGACGCGAGCCGCGCCAAGAACATGTACGCCCTCGGCCTGCTGTCGTGGATGTACGGCCGCCCCACCGAGACCACGGTCGCCTTCCTCGAGCGCCGCTTCGCCAAGGTGCCCGCGATCCGCGACGCCAACGTGACGGCCTTCAAGTCGGGTTACTTCTTCGGTGAGACCACCGAGGCGTTCGCGGTGCAGTACGAGATCAAGCCCGCCCCGATGCAGGCCGGCACCTACCGCAACATCACCGGCAACCTGGCGCTGGCCTACGGCGTGGTCGCCGGCGGCGTCGCGTCGGGCCTGCCGGTCTTCCTCGGGACCTACCCGATCACCCCGGCCTCCGACATCCTCCACGAGCTGAGCAAGCACAAGCGGTTCGGCGTCACGACCTTCCAGGCCGAGGACGAGATCGCCGGCATCGGCGCGGCGCTCGGCGCCTCGTTCGCCGGCTCGCTCGGCGTCACCAGCACCTCGGGTCCCGGTGTCGCGCTGAAGTCCGAGACCATCGGCCTGGCCGTGATGACCGAGCTGCCGCTCGTCGTCATCGACGTGCAGCGCGGCGGCCCCTCGACCGGCCTGCCCACCAAGACCGAGCAGGCCGACCTGCTGCAGGCGATGTTCGGCCGCAACGGCGAGTCGCCGGTGCCGATCGTGGCGCCGCAGTCGCCCGGCGACTGCTTCGACGCCGCGGTCGAGGCCGTCCGCATCGCCGTCACCTACCGCACGCCGGTGATGCTGCTCTCCGACGGCATGCTCGCCAACGGCTCGGAGCCCTGGCGCATCCCCGAGGTCGGCGACCTGCCCATCATCGACCCGGCCTTCGCCACCGAGCCCAACCACGAGACCACCGCCAAGGACGGCTCCACCGAGGCCGACTTCTGGCCCTACCTGCGCGACGAGGAGACCCTCGCGCGGCCGTGGGCCATCCCCGGCACCGCCGGCCTCGAGCACCGCATCGGCGGGCTGGAGAAGGGCGACGGGCACGGCAACATCGCCTACGACCCCGGCAACCACGACTACATGGTGCGGATCCGCCAGGCCAAGGTCGACCGGATCGCCGCGTCGCTGCCCCCGCTCGAGGTCGACGACCCGTCGGGACGGGCCAAGGTCCTGGTGCTGGGCTGGGGCTCGACGTACGGCCCGATCGGCGCGGCCTGCCGCCGCGTCCGCAAGGCCGGCCACGACGTGGCCCAGGTCCACCTGCGCCACCTCAACCCGTTCCCCCAGGACCTCGGCGAGATCCTGAAGGGGTACGACAAGGTGCTGGTCCCCGAGATGAACCTCGGCCAGCTCTCGATGCTCGTCCGCGCGAAGTACCTCGTCGACGCGGTCGGCTACAACCAGGTCCGCGGCCTGCCGCTGAAGGCCGCCGAGCTCGCCGAGGCCATCACCGACCTCGTCGAGACGACCAAGGAGGACTGA
- a CDS encoding sulfate ABC transporter substrate-binding protein, producing MTWKAAVAGSVAALVALTGCGTSGGAGGSSEGGATSLSLVGFAVPEKANKDIQAAWAKTDAGKGVTWKTSYGASGDQSRAVESGLDADYVHFSLEGDVTRLVEAGLVAEDWNAGETKGIVSQSVVALVVRKGNPKNIQGWDDIVKPGVGIVTPNPGSSGSARWNIMAAWNHVIAQGGTEAEATAFVTKFFENAVALPGSGREATTAFTSGNGDVLISYENEAILARANGEDFDYVVPDDTLLIENPGAVLKDADPKAQRWLDFVLTDEAQAIFGKDGFRPLSGEVDYDVEGANDPSNPFPEPKDLATIGEDYDGWSAVNDTFFDEENGIITKIQAETGKQ from the coding sequence ATGACGTGGAAAGCCGCAGTCGCAGGTTCGGTCGCAGCCCTGGTGGCGCTGACCGGCTGCGGCACCAGCGGCGGCGCTGGCGGGTCGTCCGAGGGAGGCGCCACCTCCCTCTCCCTGGTGGGCTTCGCGGTCCCGGAGAAGGCCAACAAGGACATCCAGGCCGCGTGGGCCAAGACCGACGCCGGCAAGGGCGTGACCTGGAAGACGTCGTACGGCGCCTCGGGGGACCAGAGCCGTGCCGTCGAGAGCGGCCTGGATGCCGACTACGTGCACTTCTCGCTCGAGGGCGACGTGACCCGCCTGGTCGAAGCCGGCCTGGTGGCCGAGGACTGGAACGCCGGCGAGACCAAGGGCATCGTCTCGCAGTCCGTCGTGGCGCTGGTGGTCCGCAAGGGCAACCCCAAGAACATCCAGGGCTGGGACGACATCGTGAAGCCGGGAGTCGGCATCGTCACGCCCAACCCGGGCTCCTCGGGCTCCGCGCGCTGGAACATCATGGCGGCCTGGAACCACGTCATCGCCCAGGGCGGCACCGAGGCCGAGGCGACCGCCTTCGTCACGAAGTTCTTCGAGAACGCGGTGGCGCTGCCCGGCAGCGGCCGCGAGGCCACCACGGCCTTCACCTCCGGCAACGGCGACGTCCTCATCTCCTACGAGAACGAGGCCATCCTGGCCCGCGCCAACGGCGAGGACTTCGACTACGTCGTCCCCGACGACACCCTGCTGATCGAGAACCCCGGCGCCGTGCTGAAGGACGCCGACCCCAAGGCCCAGAGGTGGCTCGACTTCGTGCTCACCGACGAGGCCCAGGCGATCTTCGGCAAGGACGGGTTCCGGCCGCTGTCCGGCGAGGTCGACTACGACGTCGAGGGCGCCAACGACCCGAGCAACCCGTTCCCGGAGCCCAAGGACCTCGCCACCATCGGTGAGGACTACGACGGCTGGTCCGCGGTGAACGACACGTTCTTCGACGAGGAGAACGGCATCATCACCAAGATCCAGGCGGAGACGGGCAAGCAGTGA
- the cysT gene encoding sulfate ABC transporter permease subunit CysT → MTATRTGPDPGSGTSSTPGATPTRRPRGRVRATQTGQPLGVGSTLGLGIAMTWFSLLVLIPLAAVLVAASTGGWDGFWTTITSTQTASALRLTVLEALGVTALNVVMGTALAWVLVRDRFWGKRVLDLVIDVPFALPTIVAGLVLLALYGPQSPVGIDVASTRIAVFLALAFVTLPFVVRTVQPVLESLERDVEEAAASLGASRATTFRRVILPSLVPAITAGAALSFARAISEYGSLVLLSGNLSNRTEVASVRVLVYIENGNEAAAASVAAILLVVALLVIVLLDVIQRRVARRGE, encoded by the coding sequence GTGACCGCGACTCGTACCGGCCCGGATCCCGGGTCAGGCACGAGCAGCACCCCGGGGGCGACGCCGACGCGTCGCCCCCGCGGGCGCGTCCGGGCCACCCAGACCGGCCAGCCCCTCGGGGTCGGGTCCACGCTGGGCCTCGGCATCGCCATGACGTGGTTCAGCCTGCTCGTGCTGATCCCGCTCGCCGCCGTGCTGGTCGCCGCCTCCACCGGAGGCTGGGACGGCTTCTGGACCACCATCACCTCGACCCAGACCGCGTCGGCGCTGCGCCTCACGGTCCTCGAGGCCCTGGGCGTCACCGCCCTCAACGTCGTGATGGGCACCGCCCTGGCCTGGGTGCTGGTCCGCGACCGGTTCTGGGGCAAGCGCGTCCTCGACCTCGTCATCGACGTGCCGTTCGCGCTGCCCACGATCGTGGCCGGCCTGGTGCTGCTCGCGCTCTACGGCCCGCAGTCGCCGGTCGGGATCGACGTCGCCAGCACCCGGATCGCGGTGTTCCTGGCCCTGGCCTTCGTGACGCTGCCCTTCGTGGTGCGCACCGTGCAGCCGGTCCTGGAGTCGCTCGAGCGCGACGTCGAGGAGGCCGCGGCCTCGCTGGGAGCGAGCCGTGCCACCACGTTCCGTCGCGTCATCCTGCCCTCGCTCGTGCCCGCCATCACCGCAGGCGCCGCGCTGAGCTTCGCCCGAGCGATCAGCGAGTACGGCTCGCTGGTGCTGCTCTCGGGCAACCTGTCCAACCGCACCGAGGTCGCTTCGGTCCGGGTCCTGGTCTACATCGAGAACGGCAACGAGGCGGCCGCCGCGTCGGTCGCCGCCATCCTGCTCGTGGTGGCCCTGCTCGTGATCGTGCTCCTCGACGTGATCCAGCGAAGGGTGGCCCGTCGTGGCGAGTGA
- a CDS encoding sulfate ABC transporter permease subunit, with the protein MASDLLSPGTPVAPETPGDTIPRRGRRPDRLREPWAVRWLLRVVTVGYVFFLVAWPTSLVFRNAFADGTQGVLDALTDESVRLALQLTAEITVWSVLINLVFGVTIAMLLVRYRFPGKRLLSALIDVPLSVSPVVVGLSLLLVYNGRDGFLGTTLESIGVQIIFSAPGMVMATTFVALPLVIREVVPVLQEIGDEQEQAARSLGANAPQTFRRITLPAIKWAVVYGVVLSLARSLGEFGAVKIVSGNIVNQSQTATLVVEQKYQNFEQTSAYVVAALLAAAAMVCLVVVAILRPKESS; encoded by the coding sequence GTGGCGAGTGACCTGCTGTCCCCCGGGACCCCCGTCGCCCCGGAGACCCCGGGCGACACCATCCCCCGTCGCGGCCGTCGCCCGGACCGGCTGCGCGAGCCGTGGGCCGTGAGATGGCTGCTGCGCGTGGTCACCGTCGGCTACGTGTTCTTCCTCGTGGCCTGGCCCACCTCGCTGGTCTTCCGCAACGCCTTCGCCGACGGCACCCAGGGCGTCCTCGACGCGCTCACCGACGAGTCGGTCCGGCTCGCGCTGCAGCTCACGGCCGAGATCACCGTCTGGTCGGTGCTGATCAACCTGGTCTTCGGCGTCACGATCGCGATGCTGCTGGTGCGCTACCGGTTCCCCGGCAAGCGGCTGCTCTCGGCCCTCATCGACGTGCCGCTCTCGGTTTCCCCGGTCGTCGTGGGCCTCTCGCTGCTGCTCGTCTACAACGGCCGCGACGGCTTCCTCGGCACGACGCTGGAGAGCATCGGCGTGCAGATCATCTTCAGCGCCCCGGGCATGGTCATGGCGACCACGTTCGTCGCGCTGCCGCTGGTGATCCGCGAGGTCGTGCCGGTGCTGCAGGAGATCGGCGACGAGCAGGAGCAGGCCGCCCGCAGCCTCGGTGCCAACGCCCCGCAGACCTTCCGCCGGATCACGCTGCCGGCCATCAAGTGGGCGGTCGTCTACGGCGTCGTCCTCTCGCTCGCCCGGTCCCTCGGTGAGTTCGGCGCGGTCAAGATCGTGTCGGGCAACATCGTCAACCAGTCGCAGACGGCCACCCTGGTCGTCGAGCAGAAGTACCAGAACTTCGAGCAGACCTCGGCGTACGTCGTCGCGGCGCTGCTCGCGGCCGCGGCCATGGTCTGCCTCGTCGTGGTCGCCATCCTCCGCCCGAAGGAATCCTCATGA
- a CDS encoding sulfate/molybdate ABC transporter ATP-binding protein, which produces MSINVSGVTKKFGDFVALDDVTVDLPTGQLTALLGPSGGGKSTLLRIIAGLESADSGTVTIEGNEATHLPPQKRNVGFVFQHYAAFKHMSVAKNVAFGLEIRKRPKDETTRRVAELLELVHLAQFAHRLPAQLSGGQRQRMALARALAVEPTVLLLDEPFGALDAKVRKELREWLRRLHDEVAVTTVFVTHDQEEALEVADEIVVINDGRIEQVGTPDQLYDEPANDFVMSFLGPVTRLGGTLVRPHDIDVSTTQEPGSVRGTVERMLRVGFEVRLTVALEPDHADAAESLSAPTERETVEVTVTRATQRHLHLEEGQQVWVAHTEGARAVPEQAALHTPLASGA; this is translated from the coding sequence ATGAGCATCAACGTCTCCGGCGTCACCAAGAAGTTCGGTGACTTCGTCGCCCTCGACGACGTCACGGTCGACCTGCCCACCGGGCAGCTGACCGCGCTGCTGGGGCCCAGCGGCGGCGGCAAGTCCACGTTGCTGCGGATCATCGCGGGCCTGGAGTCCGCCGACAGCGGCACGGTCACCATCGAGGGCAACGAGGCCACCCACCTCCCGCCCCAGAAGCGCAACGTCGGCTTCGTGTTCCAGCACTACGCGGCCTTCAAGCACATGAGCGTGGCCAAGAACGTCGCGTTCGGGCTGGAGATCCGCAAGCGGCCCAAGGACGAGACCACCCGGCGGGTCGCCGAGCTGCTCGAGCTGGTGCACCTCGCGCAGTTCGCCCACCGGCTCCCGGCACAGCTCTCCGGCGGCCAGAGGCAGCGGATGGCGCTGGCCCGGGCGCTCGCGGTGGAGCCCACGGTGCTGCTGCTCGACGAGCCGTTCGGCGCCCTCGACGCCAAGGTCCGCAAGGAGCTGCGCGAGTGGCTGCGTCGGCTGCACGACGAGGTGGCCGTCACCACCGTGTTCGTCACCCACGACCAGGAGGAGGCCCTCGAGGTCGCCGACGAGATCGTGGTCATCAACGACGGCCGGATCGAGCAGGTCGGCACCCCCGACCAGCTGTACGACGAGCCGGCCAACGACTTCGTGATGAGCTTCCTCGGCCCCGTCACGCGGCTGGGCGGCACCCTGGTGCGGCCCCACGACATCGATGTCAGCACCACGCAGGAGCCGGGGTCGGTGCGCGGGACGGTCGAGCGGATGTTGCGCGTCGGCTTCGAGGTGCGGCTCACCGTCGCGCTCGAGCCCGACCACGCGGATGCCGCGGAGTCGCTCTCGGCCCCGACCGAGCGCGAGACCGTCGAGGTGACGGTCACGCGGGCCACCCAGCGGCACCTCCACCTCGAGGAGGGACAGCAGGTGTGGGTCGCCCACACCGAGGGCGCCCGCGCCGTACCCGAGCAGGCGGCGCTGCACACCCCGCTAGCGTCGGGCGCATGA
- a CDS encoding isocitrate lyase/PEP mutase family protein translates to MTTPDPARQSLEGASAELLRLHTDPTLLTVVNVWDVISATVVAETPGTSALATASHSIAASLGYEDGEQIPVEEMIAAVGRITAATTLPVTADLEGGYGDAAETVRRAIGVGVVGANVEDQLKPVAEAAAQVAAILDAAAAEGVPDFVLNARTDAFVKAGDRDPAAVLDDAVERGRAYLDAGAPVVFVPGKLDEAQVTTLVEAFGPQKLTLIGLPGTPPLARLEELGVARVSYGPLSQRVALTALQRLVEDVLAGGGVPEDTRPLN, encoded by the coding sequence ATGACGACTCCCGACCCCGCCCGCCAGAGCCTCGAGGGCGCCTCCGCCGAGCTGCTGCGCCTGCACACCGACCCGACCCTGCTGACCGTGGTCAACGTGTGGGACGTGATCAGCGCGACCGTCGTGGCCGAGACGCCCGGCACCAGCGCGCTGGCCACCGCCAGCCACTCCATCGCGGCCTCGCTGGGCTACGAGGACGGCGAGCAGATCCCCGTCGAGGAGATGATCGCGGCCGTCGGTCGCATCACCGCGGCCACGACGCTGCCCGTCACCGCCGACCTCGAGGGCGGCTACGGCGACGCAGCCGAGACGGTGCGCCGGGCGATCGGCGTCGGTGTCGTCGGCGCCAACGTCGAGGACCAGCTCAAGCCGGTGGCCGAGGCGGCCGCCCAGGTCGCCGCGATCCTCGACGCCGCCGCGGCCGAGGGCGTGCCGGACTTCGTGCTCAACGCCCGCACCGACGCCTTCGTCAAGGCCGGCGACCGCGACCCGGCCGCCGTGCTCGACGACGCGGTCGAGCGGGGCCGTGCCTACCTCGACGCCGGCGCCCCCGTGGTGTTCGTGCCGGGCAAGCTCGACGAGGCCCAGGTGACCACGCTGGTCGAGGCCTTCGGTCCGCAGAAGCTGACCCTGATCGGGCTCCCCGGCACCCCGCCGCTGGCCCGGCTGGAGGAGCTCGGCGTCGCCCGCGTCTCCTACGGCCCGCTGTCGCAGCGGGTCGCGCTCACCGCGCTGCAGCGGCTCGTCGAGGACGTGCTCGCCGGTGGCGGCGTCCCCGAGGACACCCGCCCGCTGAACTGA